A genomic segment from Paralichthys olivaceus isolate ysfri-2021 chromosome 22, ASM2471397v2, whole genome shotgun sequence encodes:
- the LOC109644421 gene encoding actin-binding protein WASF3 isoform X1, with protein sequence MPLVKRNIEPRHLCRGALPDGVTSELECVTNSTLAAIIKQLGSLSRHAEDIFGELFNEANSFYLRMSSLQERVDQLAVKVTQLDSTVEEVSLQDINMRKAFKSSTIQDQQVVSRTSVPNPVVEIYHRCDKPPPLNILSPYRDDKKDALKFYTDPSYFFNLWKEKMLQATEDKRKEKRRQKGCPAHPDRPHSRQAPPRSPLSISEQQRQVEDPGREVKKVRKARNRRQEWNVLAYDKEFRPDARLTPSPYHGMSSEGSLSPDSRSMASDSYPASPNHPSTQAPSAAHPMDHHARDHLSAAAQTQSLDRGLRPANQPPGAGGAAAAGRHAASLGRTPSGHGVQAGGDPTVNGPRQQSVKDYRAAQGGQPSTIPEYYIPPAPPPPPPTIPSAQTAFDSTTAPPCAAAASAVPPTSAALSRPYSPSPPPPPANYVPSPSHPPSGAPPAAPPPPPPGALTGHQAHPSPPHAAVGQSALDAAAQARKSALPGMIPMSDARSDLLAAIRRGIQLRKVQEQREQEAKREPVGNDVATILSRRIAVEYSESDDDSELDENEWSD encoded by the exons ATGCCGTTGGTGAAGAGGAATATCGAGCCCAGGCACCTGTGCCGTGGGGCGCTGCCAGATGGGGTGACCAGTGAGCTGGAGTGCGTCACCAACAGCACCCTGGCGGCCATCATCAAACAGCTGGGCAGTCTGA gtcgCCATGCTGAGGACATTTTCGGTGAACTGTTTAACGAAGCCAACAGCTTCTACCTGAGGATGAGCAGCCTGCAGGAGCGGGTCGACCAGCTGGCTGTGAAAGTCACCCAGCTCGACTCCACGGTGGAGGAAG tttCTCTGCAGGACATCAACATGAGGAAGGCCTTTAAGAGCAGCACCATCCAGGACCAGCAGGTGGTGTCCAGGACCTCTGTCCCCAACCCTGTGGTGGAGATCTACCATCGCTGTGACAAACCTCCACCGCTGAACATCCTCAGCCCGTACAG AGACGACAAGAAGGACGCGCTGAAGTTCTACACCGACCCCTCTTACTTCTTCAACCTGTGGAAAGAGAAGATGCTGCAGGCCACCGAGGACAAACGCAAGGAGAAGCGACGGCAGAAG GGCTGTCCGGCCCACCCTGACAGGCCCCACTCCAGACAGGCCCCACCCAGGAGTCCCCTGTCCATCTCT gagcagcagaggcaggtgGAGGACCCGGGCCGAGAGGTCAAGAAG GTGCGTAAGGCTCGTAACCGGCGTCAGGAGTGGAACGTCCTGGCCTACGACAAAGAGTTCAGACCAGACGCGAGGCTCACGCCCTCCCCGTACCACGGCATGTCGTCCGAAGGCTCCCTGTCCCCTGATAgcag ATCAATGGCGTCTGACTCCTACCCAGCGAGCCCCAACCACCCCTCCACCCAGGCCCCCAGCGCCGCCCACCCCATGGACCACCACGCCAGGGACCACCTCAGCGCCGCGGCCCAGACTCAGTCGCTGGATCGGGGCCTCAGGCCGGCCAACCAGCCCCCGGGGGCTGGAGGTGCCGCGGCGGCGGGGAGGCACGCGGCCTCCTTGGGCAGGACCCCTTCTGGACACGGCGTCCAGGCTGGCGGAGATCCAACGGTTAACGGGCCGAGGCAGCAGTCGGTTAAGGATTACCGAGCTGCGCAAGG cgGTCAGCCCTCCACCATCCCAGAGTACTACATCCCACCTGCCCCTCCGCCGCCCCCTCCCACCATCCCCTCCGCCCAGACGGCCTTCGACTCCACCACGGCCCCGCCCTGCGCCGCTGCCGCCTCCGCTGTCCCCCCGACCTCCGCCGCCCTCTCCCGCCCCTACTCcccatcccctcctcctcccccggcAAACTACGTGCCGtctccctcccaccctcctTCGGGCGCTCCCCCTGCCGCCCCTCCGCCCCCGCCGCCAGGAGCCCTCACCGGCCACCAGGCCCACCCGTCCCCTCCGCACGCCGCTGTGGGCCAGTCCGCCTTGGATGCGGCAGCACAGGCGAGGAAGTCAGCTTTGCCGGGGATGATCCCGATGAGCGATGCCCGCTCCGACCTGCTGGCCGCCATACGTAGAG GTATCCAGCTGAGAAAGgtgcaggagcagagggagcaggaggcgAAGCGAGAACCCGTGGGTAACGACGTGGCCACCATCCTGTCACGCCGTATCGCGGTGGAGTACAGCGAGTCTGACGACGACTCCGAGCTCGACGAGAATGAGTGGTCCGACTAA
- the LOC109644421 gene encoding actin-binding protein WASF3 isoform X2, translating into MPLVKRNIEPRHLCRGALPDGVTSELECVTNSTLAAIIKQLGSLSRHAEDIFGELFNEANSFYLRMSSLQERVDQLAVKVTQLDSTVEEVSLQDINMRKAFKSSTIQDQQVVSRTSVPNPVVEIYHRCDKPPPLNILSPYRDDKKDALKFYTDPSYFFNLWKEKMLQATEDKRKEKRRQKEQQRQVEDPGREVKKVRKARNRRQEWNVLAYDKEFRPDARLTPSPYHGMSSEGSLSPDSRSMASDSYPASPNHPSTQAPSAAHPMDHHARDHLSAAAQTQSLDRGLRPANQPPGAGGAAAAGRHAASLGRTPSGHGVQAGGDPTVNGPRQQSVKDYRAAQGGQPSTIPEYYIPPAPPPPPPTIPSAQTAFDSTTAPPCAAAASAVPPTSAALSRPYSPSPPPPPANYVPSPSHPPSGAPPAAPPPPPPGALTGHQAHPSPPHAAVGQSALDAAAQARKSALPGMIPMSDARSDLLAAIRRGIQLRKVQEQREQEAKREPVGNDVATILSRRIAVEYSESDDDSELDENEWSD; encoded by the exons ATGCCGTTGGTGAAGAGGAATATCGAGCCCAGGCACCTGTGCCGTGGGGCGCTGCCAGATGGGGTGACCAGTGAGCTGGAGTGCGTCACCAACAGCACCCTGGCGGCCATCATCAAACAGCTGGGCAGTCTGA gtcgCCATGCTGAGGACATTTTCGGTGAACTGTTTAACGAAGCCAACAGCTTCTACCTGAGGATGAGCAGCCTGCAGGAGCGGGTCGACCAGCTGGCTGTGAAAGTCACCCAGCTCGACTCCACGGTGGAGGAAG tttCTCTGCAGGACATCAACATGAGGAAGGCCTTTAAGAGCAGCACCATCCAGGACCAGCAGGTGGTGTCCAGGACCTCTGTCCCCAACCCTGTGGTGGAGATCTACCATCGCTGTGACAAACCTCCACCGCTGAACATCCTCAGCCCGTACAG AGACGACAAGAAGGACGCGCTGAAGTTCTACACCGACCCCTCTTACTTCTTCAACCTGTGGAAAGAGAAGATGCTGCAGGCCACCGAGGACAAACGCAAGGAGAAGCGACGGCAGAAG gagcagcagaggcaggtgGAGGACCCGGGCCGAGAGGTCAAGAAG GTGCGTAAGGCTCGTAACCGGCGTCAGGAGTGGAACGTCCTGGCCTACGACAAAGAGTTCAGACCAGACGCGAGGCTCACGCCCTCCCCGTACCACGGCATGTCGTCCGAAGGCTCCCTGTCCCCTGATAgcag ATCAATGGCGTCTGACTCCTACCCAGCGAGCCCCAACCACCCCTCCACCCAGGCCCCCAGCGCCGCCCACCCCATGGACCACCACGCCAGGGACCACCTCAGCGCCGCGGCCCAGACTCAGTCGCTGGATCGGGGCCTCAGGCCGGCCAACCAGCCCCCGGGGGCTGGAGGTGCCGCGGCGGCGGGGAGGCACGCGGCCTCCTTGGGCAGGACCCCTTCTGGACACGGCGTCCAGGCTGGCGGAGATCCAACGGTTAACGGGCCGAGGCAGCAGTCGGTTAAGGATTACCGAGCTGCGCAAGG cgGTCAGCCCTCCACCATCCCAGAGTACTACATCCCACCTGCCCCTCCGCCGCCCCCTCCCACCATCCCCTCCGCCCAGACGGCCTTCGACTCCACCACGGCCCCGCCCTGCGCCGCTGCCGCCTCCGCTGTCCCCCCGACCTCCGCCGCCCTCTCCCGCCCCTACTCcccatcccctcctcctcccccggcAAACTACGTGCCGtctccctcccaccctcctTCGGGCGCTCCCCCTGCCGCCCCTCCGCCCCCGCCGCCAGGAGCCCTCACCGGCCACCAGGCCCACCCGTCCCCTCCGCACGCCGCTGTGGGCCAGTCCGCCTTGGATGCGGCAGCACAGGCGAGGAAGTCAGCTTTGCCGGGGATGATCCCGATGAGCGATGCCCGCTCCGACCTGCTGGCCGCCATACGTAGAG GTATCCAGCTGAGAAAGgtgcaggagcagagggagcaggaggcgAAGCGAGAACCCGTGGGTAACGACGTGGCCACCATCCTGTCACGCCGTATCGCGGTGGAGTACAGCGAGTCTGACGACGACTCCGAGCTCGACGAGAATGAGTGGTCCGACTAA